The genomic segment CATCCGGGTTTGTTCGAAAAAGCCGCGGACAAGATCCTTCTTGTCCGACAGGGACTGGATGCCAAGGCCGTTTTCGGGCGCCGAACGGCGCGGGTGGAACTCAGGCTCCTCTTTCAAGGGCTCGGCTTTATCCAATTCTGCCGTGGCTTTGGCCGTTGCCGCCGCGACAACACCGGAGCGCATGAGGTTGACCGAGTCTTCCGACTTGTCCACGGCCATAGCGTAGGCCTGGACGAGGGGTTCCAGCTCGTTGAGCGCGGACATGAGTTTCTTCACCTTCCGCGACACCCAGTATCCGTAAAGCGTCGTTCCGGCGAGCAACACGATAATGATGGCGTCCGTGATCCCGGCAATCATTCTACTTCTCCTTCAGGCAGTTCCAGCATCTTGGTGATTTGAACGGCTGCATGGCCGTTGTTTCTCTTTCCGGTGGTGGCTCGAAAGACCGGCGTGCCCTCGCACCGCACCAGGGCATCCGAATCTTCCGAGCCATAGATTTCCAGTACGTCGCCAGGCTTCAATCGCATCAGCCGATCAAGCGATACGCTTTGTTCGGCCAGGATGACTTCCAGGTTCAGATGCGCGCGCTCCAACTGGCCGGAAATCAGTTTCTGCCAGCCGCGGTCACCGTTGCCACCATCTCCGAAATGCACCTTCGCCAGGTTCGCGCGGATCGGTTCCAGCGTGTCGTAAGGCAGAACCACGTAGAGCGCGCCGGTACGGCCCGCCATTGCCACGGAGATCTTGAACCTCACGCAGAGGCTCGCCTGCGGTGCGATGTTGGCTGCTTCGGGGTCAGTCTCGATGTTCTCCAGTTCGAGCTCCATCGGGCCGATAACCGACATGCTGGACTGTAGCTCACGAAGAAGTATCCGGGCCAATTGTGCGCCGAACCCGCACTCTATTCCCGTATAAGCCTTCGGAACGTCCCCCAGTGCGCCTTCCGCTGTGCCGCCCAGTGACAACTCCACGAATGTCAGCGCCAATTGCGGATCGGTTATCATCATGAAGTCGCCGTCGAGCAACGACCCGCTGCACGTAGCGATCATCGGCGGCGTCGGAAGGGCGTCGATGATCTGAGCGAGCGGCATATATTCGAACTGTGCCAACGACGCTTCGCAGATGACACGAGTATGCTCGGGAAGCGCGACCGAGAGGTTTTCGACGAACCGCTCGCCGATGATCTCGAGCATTGGCAGGCGCTGGAAATTGAAGTCCGAAAGCCGAATGATCTCGTCGATCAGGTCTGCGCCATGCAATTCAGACTGAGCCGTGGTCTGCAAATTTACCTCCCTATTGCACGATCAGGTCGCTGATCAGGATTTCTTCGGGCAAGTCGCTACCGACCGCCGCTCTGGCACGCTTGAGTAATTGCGCTTTGACGCGAACGATGCCTGACATGCCCCGTACATCGGCCTCGGTCAGCCCGCGAAGGTAGGCATTGAACAGATCGCGCATGAACGGTTCCCGCTGCTTCATGATGTCAGCCGCGCCCGGGTCGGTTCGATACACGACGATCAGATTGACCTTGAGAAAAGCCTTGGTCGTTTCGCCCGTGGACGATGTGCTTGCGATGTTCGTCAGCACCTCGCCAAAGTCCAGAAGGCCGTCATCCGCCTTTTCATTCTCTGAGTCATGCGCGTCTTCGTCGCCGGTCTTGTCCTGCAGGGCTATCGCATCGCCAGCAGGATGATCCCCCTGAGCAAGCGGGTCCGTGATGCGGTTGTGGCCCGCATCGTTTGATCCGGCGTGATCTTCGTCGCCCTGAGTATGCGCGGTGTCTTCGGCATCCTGTTCTTGCCCGGGCTCGTAGCTGGCGGCGTCCTCCAGGTAGGCGATACGCGCAAGGATGAACCCGCCCCCCAAGGACGCGACGCACATCAGGGCGGCCACCATCAAAAGGCGGCGGTTCGATTTGACCTGCGCAGCGCGCGTCTGCGCAGCATCGTCCGCACTGGGTTTTGCGGGCCGCTTTGTCGGCTTCGAGGGTTTTGCTGGCTTGGCCATCGCGTCAACTAGTGTTTCCGTGCTTCCAGTAATTTGTTCTTATCTCGTAACAAGATTAGATGAAAGTTTTTCTTGATAGATCATGCAATTTTTGGTCTATCAATAACAAGAAAAGGAAGTTGCCGTGAATTCTTTCGTCGAAAACTTGCGAAATCTTGGCCGGCGTCGGCTTCTGATTTTAGGCGGCACCCTCGCGGCGTTGGTTGCGGCGCTATTGCTTGGCCTTGGTGCGGTAACCAAGCCTGACTATGCGCCGGTCTATCAGAACCTTTCGGTTTCCACATCCGGATCGGTAGAGACGACCTTGCTCGGCGCCGGTTTCCCAGTTCGCGTTTCGGACGACGGATCAAGCGTTCTGGTGCCGCGTAGCGATCTTGCACGTGCGCGAATGGTGTTGGCAGAAACCGGCGTGCCCATCGACGGTGACCCTGGCTGGGAGCTCTTCGACGATCAAAGCGGTCTGGCCATGAACTCGTTCATGCAAAGTGTGAACAAGCTTCGTGCCATGGAAGGAGAACTTGCGCGGTCAATCCAGACCCTTGATGGAGTTCAAAGCGCGCGCGTTCACCTTGTCATTCCCGAGCGTGAGCCTTTCTCGCGCGATGTTCCTGTTCCGCGGGCATCGATTATCGTTCGTCCTGTGCCGGGTCGGCCTGTCTCCCGAAAGCAGGCGATTGCGATCCGCAACCTTGTGGCATCGTCCGTGGCCGATCTCGATCTGCGGCGCGTCACGGTTCTTTCCGCGAGTGGTGAGACAATTCTCGCGGAGGGGAACGAAACGGATGGCCAGATCACGATGCAGTCGGCGAAGACTGGCATAGAAGATCGCCTGTCGCGGGAAATCCAGGATATCCTGACTGCGCGAGTGGGGGCCGGGAACGCCCGCGTTCGTGTGAACGCCGATTTGACGACGCATCGTGAAGTTGTCGTCGAGCAATCGTTTGACCCAGATCAACAGGTTGTCCGGTCAACCGAAAACAATACTGAAAGCCAGTCGGGAACCGAAGGCGGAAACGTCGGGGTTGAGAACAACATTCCGGCGGCTTTGCTCGACGGTCAGGAAGGCGCATCCACACGCCGGTCTATTTCTGGCGAGACGGTGACCTACGAGATCGGCAACACGCGCCGGGAGATCGTCAAGGAGGCCGGTGAGATCAAGCGGCTTTCCGTGGCTGTTCTGATCAACGGCATCTACTCCGTGGAAGGGTCGGATGTAACCTACTCGGAACGTACGGAGGAGGAACTCCAACGACTCGAGGGCCTGATCAAGTCTGCGGTCGGGTTCGATGAACAGCGCGGCGATTCCGTCTCCGTCGACAGCATGCGGTTCATGGACTACTCGATGGAAGTCGGTGACCCGATCACACTCTCGATGTCCCAGCAGATTTCCAGGAACATCGTTCCGATTCTTCGCGGGCTTCTGGCCCTTTTGGTTGTCGGTCTCGTCGTCATCCTGGGTGTGCGCCCTGCCTTGAAGTACCTGTCTCAGGAGCCTCAACCGGCGCTTCCGGGAAGAGATGGCAACCCGGACCTGCTTGCAGACGCCTCCGACGGATCTGCCGCCATGAACAGCGAAGACTCGCGTCTTGCTCAATCCTCGCTACCGGATGGCAGCGTTCTACCTCCCGAGCGAAAATCAGTCGATATTGCTGCACCATTCGATCCGCTCAGTGATGCAGGCCCGCACGAATACGTTGAAGCATTGGGCGTTCGGGGGAACCTGCTGAAGGCGCGGGTGGAGGGCATCCAGAAACTTGCCGATGAAAGGCCCGACCAGGTTCTCAAGGTGCTCCGGACCTGGTTGATGGCCGAGGCCGAGACATGATCGATCTGTTTCAACGCAACTTTGATCTTGATAACGACACATTGGTTTCAGGCGTTGCATCCGGGTCGAGGACAGCAACCGAACCGGACATTCCCGACAGCATGTCGATGGAAATGGTCAGCCAGCTTGTCGAGGATGCCAAGGCAAACGCTTATGCCGAGGGTTTCGCGGATGGCGAGACCGAAGCGGCGAAAGAGGCGGCACGGTCGCTTGAGGCCAGCCTGGCCTCAACGGCAGAAGAAATCCGCAAAAGCATGGAGAAACTGATCGGCCTGGAAGCCGAGTTGCGGGCGGAAGCGGAACTCGAGATCTCGGAACTGGTGCAGTCAATCTGCTCTGCAGTCTTTCCCCGGATCGTTGCGAGCCGCGCCGCTGAACTGGCTGTTACGCAAGTCATCTCAAGCCTGAAATTTTCCCAGGACAGCCCAATTCTACGGGTTCAAGTCGAACCTGCTCTCGCCGATGAGGTCGAAAGGCTTTCCTTGGGCTGGAAGACCGGCAGCAAACGAAACACGGAGCTTTCAATCGAGGCCAGCGCCGGCATGGAACCGGGGCGCGTTCGCATGGACTGGCTGGGTGGCGGGCTTGAATACGATCTTTCCGTCGCATGTGAGCGCGTAGAAAAAGCGTTTCAGACGGCCACGGATGAATTGAGAGCACAAATCGAAAGGTCCGCAGAATGCAAGACTTGAACCAGATTACTGAACCCCAGCCGAAAGAAGATGAGGCCGAGCCCCAAACCGCCACCGAAACGGAGGCGCGGCACGAGGCGACCGGCCGCAACATAGATGCGATTTTCGGCGTCAAGCTGGACGTGCGTGTTGTTCTGGGCCGTGCCAAACTTCCGATTTCGGAAATCCTGAACCTGTCCAAGGGGTCTGTCATCGAGCTGGACCGGAAGGTCGGTGACCCTGTGGACATAATGGTGAATGATCGCATGGTTGCCCGTGGGGATCTTGTGAAGGTGCGCGGCGGAATGATCGGGGT from the Roseovarius indicus genome contains:
- a CDS encoding flagellar motor switch protein FliM; its protein translation is MQTTAQSELHGADLIDEIIRLSDFNFQRLPMLEIIGERFVENLSVALPEHTRVICEASLAQFEYMPLAQIIDALPTPPMIATCSGSLLDGDFMMITDPQLALTFVELSLGGTAEGALGDVPKAYTGIECGFGAQLARILLRELQSSMSVIGPMELELENIETDPEAANIAPQASLCVRFKISVAMAGRTGALYVVLPYDTLEPIRANLAKVHFGDGGNGDRGWQKLISGQLERAHLNLEVILAEQSVSLDRLMRLKPGDVLEIYGSEDSDALVRCEGTPVFRATTGKRNNGHAAVQITKMLELPEGEVE
- a CDS encoding flagellar basal body-associated FliL family protein encodes the protein MAKPAKPSKPTKRPAKPSADDAAQTRAAQVKSNRRLLMVAALMCVASLGGGFILARIAYLEDAASYEPGQEQDAEDTAHTQGDEDHAGSNDAGHNRITDPLAQGDHPAGDAIALQDKTGDEDAHDSENEKADDGLLDFGEVLTNIASTSSTGETTKAFLKVNLIVVYRTDPGAADIMKQREPFMRDLFNAYLRGLTEADVRGMSGIVRVKAQLLKRARAAVGSDLPEEILISDLIVQ
- the fliF gene encoding flagellar basal-body MS-ring/collar protein FliF, whose translation is MNSFVENLRNLGRRRLLILGGTLAALVAALLLGLGAVTKPDYAPVYQNLSVSTSGSVETTLLGAGFPVRVSDDGSSVLVPRSDLARARMVLAETGVPIDGDPGWELFDDQSGLAMNSFMQSVNKLRAMEGELARSIQTLDGVQSARVHLVIPEREPFSRDVPVPRASIIVRPVPGRPVSRKQAIAIRNLVASSVADLDLRRVTVLSASGETILAEGNETDGQITMQSAKTGIEDRLSREIQDILTARVGAGNARVRVNADLTTHREVVVEQSFDPDQQVVRSTENNTESQSGTEGGNVGVENNIPAALLDGQEGASTRRSISGETVTYEIGNTRREIVKEAGEIKRLSVAVLINGIYSVEGSDVTYSERTEEELQRLEGLIKSAVGFDEQRGDSVSVDSMRFMDYSMEVGDPITLSMSQQISRNIVPILRGLLALLVVGLVVILGVRPALKYLSQEPQPALPGRDGNPDLLADASDGSAAMNSEDSRLAQSSLPDGSVLPPERKSVDIAAPFDPLSDAGPHEYVEALGVRGNLLKARVEGIQKLADERPDQVLKVLRTWLMAEAET
- a CDS encoding FliH/SctL family protein — its product is MIDLFQRNFDLDNDTLVSGVASGSRTATEPDIPDSMSMEMVSQLVEDAKANAYAEGFADGETEAAKEAARSLEASLASTAEEIRKSMEKLIGLEAELRAEAELEISELVQSICSAVFPRIVASRAAELAVTQVISSLKFSQDSPILRVQVEPALADEVERLSLGWKTGSKRNTELSIEASAGMEPGRVRMDWLGGGLEYDLSVACERVEKAFQTATDELRAQIERSAECKT
- a CDS encoding FliM/FliN family flagellar motor switch protein — protein: MQDLNQITEPQPKEDEAEPQTATETEARHEATGRNIDAIFGVKLDVRVVLGRAKLPISEILNLSKGSVIELDRKVGDPVDIMVNDRMVARGDLVKVRGGMIGVALREIVKDFVTD